One Vibrio penaeicida DNA segment encodes these proteins:
- a CDS encoding sigma-54-dependent transcriptional regulator: protein MSKLLIVDDDTGISRTLQLHYQSQGYTVEAAHRVDTGVEIAKRLQPDVIVLDIRMEGKSGIEGIADFKSTCPEVRIIMITAYHDMESTIMAMQKGADEYIHKPIDIDELDKAVRTALEYHASTSKDAVTIPDTLGRSMVGSSHAMKEIYKTIGRVALTNASVMITGESGTGKEMVARAIHNAGRPKSSPFVALNCAALVENLLESEMFGHKKGAFTGAISDQPGKFELASEGTLFLDEIGELSPQIQAKLLRVLQEKEMTPLGGKIPIKTTARIISATNIDFAQAIQDRMFREDLFYRLQVVKIHIPPLRERPEDLQELIPALLARANKELGTKVTKVALNAMGLLCSYSWPGNVRELENTLTKAVALCPGDILTNELFEELKQNLPQIEEQYPSSSLSLQDMEYQHVLNVLESVDGHKGKACDILKISRPRLQRILERLES, encoded by the coding sequence ATGAGCAAGTTGCTGATCGTCGATGACGATACTGGAATTAGTCGAACCTTACAGCTCCACTATCAATCGCAGGGCTATACCGTGGAAGCTGCACACCGCGTTGATACAGGTGTAGAAATCGCCAAAAGGCTGCAACCAGACGTTATCGTTCTAGACATTCGAATGGAAGGAAAATCCGGTATTGAGGGAATCGCTGATTTTAAATCTACTTGTCCAGAAGTACGCATCATCATGATCACTGCCTACCACGATATGGAAAGCACCATTATGGCGATGCAAAAAGGTGCCGACGAATACATCCACAAGCCTATCGATATTGACGAACTCGATAAGGCCGTAAGAACCGCTTTGGAGTACCACGCCTCGACTTCGAAAGACGCTGTTACGATTCCAGACACATTAGGGCGCTCTATGGTTGGTTCATCTCACGCGATGAAAGAGATATACAAAACCATCGGTCGTGTCGCACTCACGAATGCGTCTGTCATGATTACTGGTGAATCTGGCACGGGTAAAGAAATGGTTGCGCGTGCCATTCATAACGCAGGTCGTCCTAAGTCCTCCCCATTTGTTGCATTGAACTGTGCAGCACTAGTGGAGAATTTATTGGAATCTGAAATGTTCGGGCATAAAAAAGGAGCATTTACAGGGGCGATATCGGATCAACCCGGTAAATTTGAACTTGCCAGTGAAGGCACATTGTTTTTGGATGAAATCGGAGAGCTCTCGCCACAAATTCAAGCAAAGTTACTCAGAGTTCTGCAAGAAAAAGAGATGACGCCATTGGGAGGAAAGATCCCAATAAAAACGACGGCACGAATCATTTCCGCAACCAACATCGATTTTGCTCAAGCAATACAAGATAGAATGTTTCGCGAAGACTTGTTCTACCGATTGCAAGTGGTAAAAATTCACATCCCACCATTAAGGGAGCGTCCAGAAGACTTGCAGGAACTAATTCCAGCCTTGCTTGCGAGAGCAAATAAGGAGTTGGGAACCAAAGTCACCAAAGTGGCTCTCAATGCTATGGGATTACTGTGCAGCTACTCTTGGCCAGGTAATGTGCGTGAACTTGAAAATACACTCACCAAAGCCGTTGCACTATGCCCCGGCGACATTCTTACGAATGAGTTGTTTGAAGAATTGAAACAAAATTTGCCGCAAATTGAGGAGCAGTACCCTTCTTCTTCGCTAAGCCTACAAGATATGGAGTATCAACATGTCCTGAACGTACTTGAATCGGTTGATGGTCATAAAGGAAAAGCGTGTGATATTTTGAAAATCAGCCGACCAAGATTACAAAGGATCTTAGAGCGCCTAGAAAGTTAA
- a CDS encoding PAS domain S-box protein — protein MKTDSHRPNINAFLKEWMVWALPVYIVLAVWISLHYLISIDNDKQYALHNERVIVDLIDEVLGETLFRMSADAKNLSYVTQNIVETQPQPYNALKDYFVQLSLNNHSYDQIRFIDTKGLERLRVNNIEGHVTVVPPEQLQNKSHRYYWKHSSTLDSGEVYISPLDLNEEAGEVQTPLKPTIRVGTPVFNKQGVRLGSILLNYKGNQLINKLLAVAPSFTNHVYLYNPQGIAVIHPVDSQGSRFAVSPNRDIPSHIIESILQNHRGQQLQENSYYTYSMIGAPNNGNWTIVSVFPIERFNLSRLDFHDRYSMPYFLLFLVITVAIFLVSRFRVQTRFLRQQQRYEQQFRHTLENIQLAAVSINQQGSITFCNDFFLNMVGYEKNEVVGRRWVERFIPTELHQQAEEALNEAIKLQAHQPHSESVVLSKTGEIHLVSWTSTFTETNDQQISLTLLGEDITEQKMAQDKIQRLSHAVESSQNSVVITDLDGRILYVNPVFCELSGYTREEVLNRTPSFLQSGETAKDEYLALWETLQAGKEWRGEFHNKKKNGELFWERARISPVKDIEGRLLYYVAVKQDISEEKRLAQEVEKQTRERIHHEKLAAIGKVVSMIAHDLRNPLSSIKMVLQIHARSQRNEMFDISLEQVRYMEAILEELLAYSKPDQLKPDWIDLNKLLESLVAGQQKQAKVSNVKMVLALQPNLPTLFADPLKLRQALQNLLLNAIQASQSETENRPKVKVSSNVMFTESETHLLVDIENNGHVIDPCLTEKVFEPFFTTKAKGTGLGLAIVKRIIDAHTGDIHLTPLVSGTQARIRIPASPKILNQRKQEKPEEYEQTEEV, from the coding sequence ATGAAAACAGACTCCCACCGCCCAAACATTAACGCTTTTCTGAAAGAATGGATGGTTTGGGCATTGCCTGTCTATATCGTTTTGGCGGTATGGATTAGCCTGCACTACTTGATCAGCATCGATAACGATAAGCAATATGCCCTTCACAATGAAAGAGTGATCGTCGATCTCATCGATGAGGTATTAGGGGAAACCCTATTTCGAATGTCTGCGGATGCGAAGAACCTTAGCTATGTCACACAGAATATTGTCGAAACACAGCCTCAGCCCTATAACGCTCTAAAAGATTACTTTGTACAGTTAAGCCTAAATAACCACAGCTATGATCAAATTCGATTTATCGACACAAAAGGGTTGGAACGTCTTCGCGTTAATAACATTGAAGGGCACGTAACGGTCGTCCCTCCTGAGCAACTTCAAAACAAGTCGCACCGATATTATTGGAAACACTCTTCTACTTTAGATTCTGGCGAAGTCTACATCTCTCCTCTCGATTTAAATGAAGAAGCTGGGGAAGTGCAAACGCCTTTAAAGCCGACCATCCGGGTTGGAACCCCCGTATTTAACAAGCAAGGTGTGCGTTTGGGCAGTATCTTGCTGAATTACAAAGGCAACCAGTTAATCAATAAACTCTTAGCAGTTGCTCCAAGTTTCACGAACCATGTTTACTTGTATAACCCACAAGGGATTGCGGTAATTCATCCTGTCGACTCGCAAGGCAGTCGCTTCGCTGTTTCACCTAACCGAGATATTCCGTCTCATATCATTGAGTCGATACTACAAAACCATCGAGGGCAACAGCTACAAGAAAACAGCTATTACACCTATTCAATGATCGGTGCACCGAATAACGGCAATTGGACGATTGTATCGGTCTTCCCTATCGAGCGATTTAACCTTTCACGCCTCGATTTTCATGACCGCTATAGCATGCCCTACTTTCTGCTTTTTTTAGTTATCACTGTCGCCATCTTTCTAGTGAGTCGATTTCGTGTTCAAACACGATTCTTGCGCCAGCAACAACGTTATGAACAACAATTTCGCCATACTTTAGAAAACATCCAATTGGCCGCTGTCAGTATCAACCAGCAAGGTAGCATTACGTTCTGCAACGACTTTTTTCTTAATATGGTGGGGTACGAAAAAAATGAAGTGGTTGGTCGTAGGTGGGTTGAGCGATTTATCCCTACTGAACTTCATCAACAAGCAGAAGAAGCGTTAAATGAAGCCATAAAGCTGCAAGCCCATCAGCCACACAGTGAAAGCGTTGTATTGAGTAAAACAGGTGAAATCCATTTGGTGTCGTGGACATCAACTTTCACTGAGACCAATGATCAACAAATCTCCCTCACGCTGTTAGGTGAAGACATAACTGAACAAAAAATGGCGCAAGATAAAATTCAGCGCCTTAGTCACGCAGTAGAAAGCAGCCAAAATTCTGTGGTTATCACGGATTTGGATGGACGCATTCTTTACGTTAATCCTGTTTTTTGTGAGCTTTCTGGCTATACACGTGAAGAGGTACTGAATCGTACACCCAGTTTTCTTCAATCGGGAGAAACCGCTAAGGACGAGTATCTGGCGCTATGGGAAACCCTACAGGCGGGAAAAGAGTGGCGTGGTGAATTCCACAACAAAAAGAAAAATGGTGAGCTGTTCTGGGAGCGTGCTCGGATTTCCCCCGTAAAAGATATTGAAGGTCGCTTGCTCTACTATGTTGCTGTGAAACAAGACATTTCAGAAGAAAAGCGACTCGCCCAAGAAGTAGAGAAGCAAACACGTGAACGCATCCATCATGAGAAACTCGCCGCTATAGGTAAAGTCGTTAGCATGATCGCACATGATCTTCGTAATCCTTTAAGTTCAATAAAGATGGTGCTTCAAATTCACGCACGGAGCCAACGAAACGAAATGTTTGATATTTCTTTGGAACAAGTACGTTATATGGAAGCGATACTCGAAGAATTATTGGCCTACTCAAAGCCCGATCAGCTTAAACCGGATTGGATAGATTTAAACAAACTGCTTGAATCCTTGGTTGCTGGTCAACAAAAACAAGCAAAAGTGAGCAATGTAAAGATGGTTTTGGCACTTCAACCTAACCTCCCTACATTGTTTGCTGACCCACTAAAATTGCGACAGGCGTTACAAAATCTGCTATTGAACGCCATTCAGGCATCTCAATCTGAAACAGAGAACCGACCAAAAGTAAAAGTGAGCTCTAACGTCATGTTCACTGAATCTGAAACCCACCTTTTGGTTGACATAGAGAACAATGGCCATGTAATCGACCCTTGTTTAACTGAGAAAGTCTTCGAGCCTTTTTTTACAACGAAAGCCAAGGGAACAGGGCTTGGGTTAGCCATAGTAAAACGTATTATTGATGCGCATACTGGCGACATTCATCTGACTCCTCTAGTAAGTGGCACGCAAGCAAGGATACGAATACCTGCCTCACCCAAAATATTGAATCAACGAAAACAAGAAAAACCAGAAGAGTACGAACAAACAGAGGAAGTTTAA
- a CDS encoding HEAT repeat domain-containing protein, translating into MDNLTALGSRNKVELREAKHRSVEILKHFLETGDEAMRCYSARACGAIKAEDSIPALNQCLYHSDPDVVIDAADALSAMQSGDIHALEDVARHHPEGDARLAALIALGRHTSFHRVDSIIISFAKGRKESDSLGMSTGWDDWWDLQLTAVKILSRQDKPEYLDIFLTILEQDPEPELEFALYKGIARMNAQWVISQLPKAKRMKKRKLLKALGENNEQISKAFLFKHLKDADPLCRCIAIEAISKQRANEYFWDILECIKDDSLDVQKCALFAIEQFSAWSEIDNKRLIRYVSSCIDTSRIELFKLICQTNIVESEVNDLVALLSLDTPELCVCFIENINPAILSAKNIKGIEALISEVLTRNTLDILHHTQLIRALDRLPSSIEKLFPLLERRINEVDHNQNHTFEASIRQACLDVISHSELPACRHLLKTTLFGLNAYPNKIDVTQPPLALQDDELAVHSALRGHIVPEQQATENAPKSTLNAIFQTNLEQKLAPAQSEDEQQTSIVEMVDNLDDQYSEFADVVKSNFSAADNLNLNRKKIARLPEFENITLALRALGQSRQPKAVGWIIESILGASDENMREIFQALTLQRQRNPKQKECENGIGAAANVLLSGHELTQQSALKYLANTTTSKAVPLIIEALENTSEHVRISALYALENHYKMLGLLFKPLVKSAAKIALKDSASGVRKQALKLACLLWEYGEETSPMIELALQDDECHPVAYAHFLPFKYEALSMLNNQIATMSSSQQPNAIKLIGALAET; encoded by the coding sequence ATGGATAACCTGACTGCATTGGGCTCACGTAATAAAGTGGAACTGCGAGAAGCAAAGCATCGCTCAGTTGAAATACTTAAACACTTTCTTGAAACAGGCGACGAAGCCATGCGCTGTTATAGTGCAAGAGCGTGTGGCGCAATCAAAGCGGAAGACTCGATTCCAGCGCTCAACCAATGCTTGTACCACTCAGACCCCGATGTGGTTATCGATGCCGCTGATGCTTTGTCTGCAATGCAATCAGGGGATATTCATGCCTTAGAAGATGTCGCTAGGCACCACCCAGAAGGTGATGCTCGGCTTGCCGCGCTTATTGCGCTAGGACGCCATACTTCATTCCACCGTGTTGACTCAATTATTATCAGTTTTGCAAAAGGGCGAAAAGAAAGCGACAGTTTGGGCATGAGCACGGGGTGGGACGACTGGTGGGACCTACAATTGACAGCAGTAAAGATTCTATCGAGACAAGATAAACCGGAATACCTTGATATTTTCCTAACCATCTTAGAACAAGACCCTGAACCTGAGCTTGAGTTCGCCCTATATAAAGGGATAGCGAGGATGAATGCGCAATGGGTAATCTCCCAACTTCCTAAAGCAAAGCGCATGAAGAAGCGGAAATTGTTAAAAGCCTTGGGGGAAAACAATGAACAGATTTCAAAAGCATTTCTGTTTAAACACCTTAAGGATGCCGATCCTCTTTGCCGTTGCATAGCCATTGAAGCAATATCAAAACAAAGGGCGAATGAATATTTTTGGGACATATTGGAATGCATCAAGGACGACAGCCTAGATGTTCAGAAATGTGCCCTTTTTGCCATCGAACAGTTCAGCGCGTGGAGCGAAATCGATAATAAACGCCTGATTCGATATGTTTCCAGCTGCATTGATACATCCCGAATTGAATTGTTTAAGCTTATTTGTCAAACAAACATCGTCGAGAGTGAAGTGAACGATCTTGTTGCTTTGCTATCATTGGATACACCAGAGTTGTGTGTTTGTTTCATAGAAAACATCAATCCCGCAATTCTTAGTGCAAAGAACATTAAAGGTATTGAAGCGCTCATATCAGAGGTATTGACTCGTAATACGCTCGATATCCTCCACCACACTCAACTCATTCGGGCACTGGATCGTTTACCATCAAGCATAGAAAAACTGTTTCCTTTGTTAGAACGTCGTATCAATGAGGTCGATCACAATCAAAACCACACCTTCGAAGCCAGCATCAGGCAAGCATGTTTAGACGTGATTAGCCACTCCGAATTGCCAGCCTGCCGGCACCTCCTTAAAACCACTTTGTTTGGTCTTAATGCATACCCAAACAAAATAGACGTTACTCAGCCACCTTTAGCATTGCAGGACGACGAGCTTGCTGTCCATTCTGCGTTGCGAGGTCATATCGTCCCTGAGCAACAAGCGACTGAAAACGCTCCGAAATCCACGTTAAATGCGATTTTCCAAACCAACTTAGAACAAAAGCTTGCTCCAGCGCAATCGGAAGACGAACAGCAAACTAGCATCGTGGAAATGGTCGACAACCTCGACGACCAATACTCGGAGTTTGCTGACGTTGTTAAATCGAACTTTTCCGCTGCAGACAATCTGAACCTGAATAGAAAGAAAATCGCCCGTTTACCTGAATTCGAAAACATAACCTTAGCATTGCGTGCTCTAGGCCAGTCTCGCCAACCAAAAGCCGTCGGTTGGATCATTGAATCAATTCTTGGCGCATCTGACGAAAATATGCGCGAAATTTTCCAAGCTTTGACGTTACAGAGGCAACGTAACCCAAAACAAAAAGAGTGTGAAAATGGCATTGGTGCAGCTGCAAACGTATTGCTTTCAGGGCACGAGCTCACTCAACAAAGTGCGTTAAAATATCTCGCTAATACAACAACTTCAAAAGCTGTTCCGTTGATCATTGAAGCGTTAGAAAATACCAGTGAACACGTACGTATCTCTGCGCTATATGCGCTCGAAAATCACTATAAAATGCTAGGTCTACTATTCAAGCCCCTTGTAAAATCAGCGGCTAAAATCGCACTGAAGGATTCGGCATCTGGAGTACGAAAGCAAGCACTTAAGCTAGCATGTTTACTTTGGGAATATGGTGAAGAAACATCACCCATGATTGAACTTGCGCTGCAGGACGATGAATGCCATCCCGTCGCCTATGCACATTTTCTACCTTTTAAATATGAAGCTCTCTCTATGCTCAATAACCAAATAGCCACGATGTCGAGTTCACAACAACCAAATGCGATAAAGTTGATTGGGGCGTTAGCGGAAACCTAA